Proteins encoded together in one Xenopus laevis strain J_2021 chromosome 6L, Xenopus_laevis_v10.1, whole genome shotgun sequence window:
- the myc.L gene encoding transcriptional regulator Myc-B isoform X1: MPLNANFPSKNYDYDYDLQPCFFFLEEENFYHQQSRLQPPAPSEDIWKKFELLPTPPLSPSRRSSQSSLFPSTADQLEMVTEFLGGDMVNQSFICEADDEALLKSIVIQDCMWSGFSAAAKLEKVVSEKLASYQASRKESALSTSQCQSQPPQSPLKSPSCDGSLNLGGTNRSSHEFLQDPSSDCVDPSVVFPYPLNDSISNASSPCQDLMLETPPISSNSSSSESEDEQEDDDDDEDCDEEEEIDVVTVEKRQTASRRMESGSHSQSSRPHHSPLVLKRCHVPIHQHNYAASPSTKVDYVSSKRAKLESNVRVLKQISNNRKCASPRSSDSEENDKRRTHNVLERQRRNELKLSFFALRDQVPEVANNEKAPKVVILKKATEYAISMQEDERRLIRETEQLKYRKEQLKQRLQQLRNSV, translated from the exons ATGCCTCTTAACGCCAATTTTCCCAGCAAGAACTACGACTACGATTATGACTTGcagccctgcttcttctttctggAGGAGGAGAACTTCTACCACCAGCAAAGCCGACTGCAGCCGCCGGCCCCCAGTGAGGACATCTGGAAGAAGTTTGAGCTGCTCCCCACCCCGCCCTTGTCACCCAGCCGGAGATCCAGCCAGTCCAGCCTTTTCCCCTCTACGGCTGATCAGCTGGAGATGGTGACCGAATTCCTGGGAGGGGACATGGTCAACCAGAGCTTTATCTGTGAGGCGGATGACGAAGCCTTGCTGAAGTCCATAGTCATACAGGACTGTATGTGGAGTGGCTTCTCGGCGGCGGCCAAGCTGGAGAAAGTGGTGTCTGAGAAGCTGGCGTCATACCAGGCTTCTAGGAAAGAGAGTGCTCTGTCTACTTCTCAGTGCCAGAGTCAACCGCCACAGAGCCCTCTTAAATCTCCCTCGTGTGATGGGAGCTTAAATCTCGGAGGGACCAACAGGAGCAGCCATGAATTCCTCCAGGACCCCAGCTCGGATTGTGTTGACCCTTCAGTGGTCTTCCCATACCCACTGAACGACAGCATTTCCAACGCCAGCTCACCTTGCCAAGATCTCATGTTGGAAACACCACCcatcagcagcaacagcagcagtagtGAATCAG AAGACGAACAGGAAGACGATGACGACGATGAAGACTGCGACGAGGAAGAGGAGATTGACGTTGTCACGGTAGAAAAAAGGCAGACGGCGTCCAGGCGGATGGAATCCGGTTCTCATTCGCAGTCCTCCCGACCCCACCACAGCCCGTTAGTTCTGAAGCGGTGTCACGTTCCCATTCACCAACACAACTACGCGGCATCTCCCTCAACCAAAGTGGACTATGTTTCTTCCAAGAGGGCGAAACTAGAAAGCAACGTCCGGGTCCTCAAACAGATCAGCAATAACCGCAAGTGCGCCAGCCCCAGGTCCTCGGATTCCGAAGAGAACGACAAGAGGCGGACGCACAACGTTTTAGAGCGTCAGAGGCGGAACGAGCTTAAGTTGAGTTTCTTCGCCTTGCGAGACCAGGTACCCGAGGTGGCGAACAACGAGAAGGCCCCCAAAGTCGTCATCCTCAAAAAGGCAACGGAATACGCAATTTCTATGCAGGAGGACGAGCGACGGCTCATACGGGAAACAGAACAGTTAAAGTACAGGAAAGAGCAGTTAAAACAGAGACTCCAACAGCTAAGGAACTCTGTCTAA
- the myc.L gene encoding transcriptional regulator Myc-B (The RefSeq protein has 2 substitutions compared to this genomic sequence) has product MPLNANFPSKNYDYDYDLQPCFFFLEEENFYHQQSRLQPPAPSEDIWKKFELLPTPPLSPSRRSSQSSLFPSTADQLEMVTEFLGGDMVNQSFICEADDEALLKSIVIQDCMWSGFSAAAKLEKVVSEKLASYQASRKESALSTSQCQSQPPQSPLKSPSCDGSLNLGGTNRSSHEFLQDPSSDWVDPSVVFPYPLNDSISNASSPCQDLMLETPPISSNSSSSESEDEQEDDDDDEDCDEEEEIDVVTVEKRQTASRRMESGSHSQSSRPHHSPLVLKRCHVPIHQHNYAASPSTKVDYVSSKRAKLESNVRVLKQISNNRKYASPRSSDSEENDKRRTHNVLERQRRNELKLSFFALRDQVPEVANNEKAPKVVILKKATEYAISMQEDERRLIRETEQLKYRKEQLKQRLQQLRNSV; this is encoded by the exons ATGCCTCTTAACGCCAATTTTCCCAGCAAGAACTACGACTACGATTATGACTTGcagccctgcttcttctttctggAGGAGGAGAACTTCTACCACCAGCAAAGCCGACTGCAGCCGCCGGCCCCCAGTGAGGACATCTGGAAGAAGTTTGAGCTGCTCCCCACCCCGCCCTTGTCACCCAGCCGGAGATCCAGCCAGTCCAGCCTTTTCCCCTCTACGGCTGATCAGCTGGAGATGGTGACCGAATTCCTGGGAGGGGACATGGTCAACCAGAGCTTTATCTGTGAGGCGGATGACGAAGCCTTGCTGAAGTCCATAGTCATACAGGACTGTATGTGGAGTGGCTTCTCGGCGGCGGCCAAGCTGGAGAAAGTGGTGTCTGAGAAGCTGGCGTCATACCAGGCTTCTAGGAAAGAGAGTGCTCTGTCTACTTCTCAGTGCCAGAGTCAACCGCCACAGAGCCCTCTTAAATCTCCCTCGTGTGATGGGAGCTTAAATCTCGGAGGGACCAACAGGAGCAGCCATGAATTCCTCCAGGACCCCAGCTCGGATTGTGTTGACCCTTCAGTGGTCTTCCCATACCCACTGAACGACAGCATTTCCAACGCCAGCTCACCTTGCCAAGATCTCATGTTGGAAACACCACCcatcagcagcaacagcagcagtagtGAATCAG AAGACGAACAGGAAGACGATGACGACGATGAAGACTGCGACGAGGAAGAGGAGATTGACGTTGTCACGGTAGAAAAAAGGCAGACGGCGTCCAGGCGGATGGAATCCGGTTCTCATTCGCAGTCCTCCCGACCCCACCACAGCCCGTTAGTTCTGAAGCGGTGTCACGTTCCCATTCACCAACACAACTACGCGGCATCTCCCTCAACCAAAGTGGACTATGTTTCTTCCAAGAGGGCGAAACTAGAAAGCAACGTCCGGGTCCTCAAACAGATCAGCAATAACCGCAAGTGCGCCAGCCCCAGGTCCTCGGATTCCGAAGAGAACGACAAGAGGCGGACGCACAACGTTTTAGAGCGTCAGAGGCGGAACGAGCTTAAGTTGAGTTTCTTCGCCTTGCGAGACCAGGTACCCGAGGTGGCGAACAACGAGAAGGCCCCCAAAGTCGTCATCCTCAAAAAGGCAACGGAATACGCAATTTCTATGCAGGAGGACGAGCGACGGCTCATACGGGAAACAGAACAGTTAAAGTACAGGAAAGAGCAGTTAAAACAGAGACTCCAACAGCTAAGGAACTCTGTCTAA